The Oncorhynchus masou masou isolate Uvic2021 chromosome 31, UVic_Omas_1.1, whole genome shotgun sequence genome includes a region encoding these proteins:
- the LOC135524565 gene encoding tight junction protein ZO-3-like isoform X3 translates to MEVRFREVEPEMEELTIFEQHTITLGKDSKMGFGFAISGGRDQPNPDSGDTAVIVSDVVRNGPAMGRLFVRDQIVMVNGVSMENVYSTFTIQNLKSCGKAANITVKRPRKIQLPASTRPSRAASYSNLLDQDPPQRPRRYSDGGDQAHKADRTALDRNGTAHALPLSSGYKRLPQQAFPDKPIKATLLKKKLTDEYGLKLGSQIFIKHMTETGLAAKEGTLQEGDLILKINGMTTENLSLLETKHLVEKSRGKLTMMVLRDDRKFLVSIPEVQDSDPNSEEDHRGNSSSELEDISDLDTDIPTPRDRVSRSATRERRTRRRAEPPLVVKSRDLSPVRSTLSRPVAKAYPSHRALSESESDRSASPTPVRKDSPDHANKYRTLSGLSTLPNPKASSAVFDWVAPRSSRPSSSTLRPRKVVSESDSDRSASPPPRRGESSRVIEDHSRYRVLPNLSHLRTLRASPITIRQDPPRRVSSPVKAPLPDSESESDSSSGPAHSQDSRSRYRDTPLVAMFPQVEPPKWKAPSVTRSNPAKEHSGSESEASYASVPRRESNDSGGSISRVSKNRYRALPEMKSSPAPVVRQDPPRQGMTSSSPVSGSSDSDRTPSPPRRSGSTDVESNHSIPHRVNGDVRTGISMKSNPPVYYKTEEPLYSLPPDSIPTPSLGSDLNTVSFVKEASVGLRLVGGNDVGIFVDGVQPNSPAQEQGMKEGDQIMQVNGVDFGYFNREEAAMFLINIKRGEPVNIRTQNKMDIYKKILKSNLGDSFYVRTHYDNEVEGNIGLAFTRGEVFRVVDTMHRGKLGKWLAIRMGNDLHELDKGTIPNQVRAETLARMEQAQRASGEGDRQVSGPRVEFWKLRGLRGAKKNVRRTRDDLLQLTIQGKFPAYERVLLRKANFKRPIVIMGPLNDVAMEKLAREMPHEYEVAEMAPRSSGADTTSTVIKLDTVRRIAEKNKHPLLDITPTAVERLNYIQYHPMVLFLDPHSRKDVKVMRQRMCPDSNKSSRRLYTQALKMRKHCSHLFTDPYGRISGEESISIVHCVGSPSGCPNEAHSDPRQ, encoded by the exons GAACCGGAGATGGAGGAATTAACGATATTCGAGCAGCATACTATAACACTCGGCAAA GATTCCAAGATGGGGTTTGGCTTTGCGATATCAGGAGGCAGAGACCAGCCGAACCCGGACTCAGGGGACACAGCCGTGATAGTTTCAGATGTGGTACGGAACGGACCCGCTATGGGACGGCTGTT CGTCAGAGATCAGATCGTCATGGTCAATGGCGTGTCAATGGAGAATGTCTACTCGACCTTCACCATCCAGAACCTCAAGTCATGTGGCAAAGCAGCCAACATA acagTGAAGCGTCCTCGTAAGATCCAGCTCCCCGCCAGCACCAGACCCTCGCGTGCTGCCTCCTACTCCAACCTGCTGGACCAGGACCCCCCACAGAGGCCCCGACGCTACTCTGATGGTGGTGACCAGGCCCACAAAGCTGACCGCACCGCCCTCGACCGCAACGGAACCGCTCATGCCCTGCCGCTAAGTTCAGGGTACAAACGGCTCCCACAGCAGGCCTTCCCAGACAAGCCAATCAAAGCCACCCTGCTGAAGAAGAAACTCACAGACG AGTATGGACTGAAGTTGGGAAGCCAGATCTTCATCAAACACATGACTGAGACGGGTCTGGCTGCCAAGGAGGGCACTCTGCAAGAGGGAGACCTCATTCTCAAG ATCAATGGGATGACCACAGAGAACCTGTCCCTTCTGGAGACCAAGCACCTGGTGGAGAAGTCCCGGGGAAAGCTGACCATGATGGTCCTGCGAGACGACCGCAAGTTCCTAGTCAGCATCCCAGAAGTGCAGGACAGTGACCCCAACAGCGAGGAGGACCACCGCGGCAACAGCAGCTCTGAactggagg ACATTTCAGACCTGGATACAGACATCCCCACTCCCAGAGACAGAGTGTCACGCTCTGCAACTAGAGAACGACGCACACGCAG AAGAGCTGAGCCTCCTCTAGTAGTTAAATCACGTGATCTGTCCCCGGTGCGGTCGACACTGTCCCGACCTGTTGCTAAAGCCTACCCCTCTCACCGAG CCCTCTCAGAGTCTGAGTCTGACCGTAGTGCATCACCCACTCCTGTCAGGAAGGACAGCCCAGACCACGCCAACAAATACAG AACTCTTTCAGGGCTGTCCACCCTCCCCAACCCCAAAGCCTCATCTGCCGTCTTTGACTGGGTCGCCCCACGTTCCTCccgtccctcctcctccaccttgaGACCTCGCAAAG tgGTGTCAGAGTCGGACTCGGACCGCAGTGCCTCCCCACCCCCGAGAAGAGGGGAGAGTTCCCGAGTCATAGAGGACCACTCCAGATACAGAGTGCTCCCTAACCTGTCCCACCTTCGGACACTGAGAGCCTCACCCATCACCATTCGTCAGGATCCTCCTCGACGGGTCTCTTCTCCTGTCAAAGCCCCACTCCCAG ACTCTGAATCTGAGTCAGACAGCAGCTCTGGGCCCGCCCACAGCCAGGACTCCCGGAGCAGATACAG AGACACTCCCTTGGTAGCCATGTTTCCCCAGGTGGAGCCCCCCAAGTGGAAAGCCCCCAGTGTCACAAGGAGCAATCCTGCTAAAG AGCACTCAGGATCGGAGTCGGAGGCAAGTTACGCATCCGTCCCTCGACGGGAGTCTAATGACAGTGGAGGCTCCATCTCCAGGGTATCCAAGAACAGATACAG agctCTGCCTGAGATGAAGTCTTCTCCAGCTCCAGTAGTGAGACAGGACCCCCCTCGACAAGGCATGACCtcttccagtccagtctcag GTTCCTCTGATTCGGACCGTACACCCTCACCCCCTAGGAGGTCTGGGAGTACAGATGTGGAGAGCAACCACAG TATTCCACACAGAGTCAATGGCGATGTCCGCACTGGGATATCAATGAAGAGCAACCCTCCAGTCTACT ACAAGACCGAGGAACCCCTCTACTCCCTACCCCCAGACTCCATTCCTACACCTAGCTTGGG CTCAGATCTGAACACAGTGTCGTTTGTGAAGGAGGCAAGCGTTGGTCTGAGACTGGTGGGAGGCAACGATGTGGGCATCTTTGTGGATGGGGTTCAGCCCAACAGCCCAGCTCAGGAGCAGGGTATGAAGGAGGGGGACCAGATCATGCAG GTGAATGGGGTGGACTTTGGTTATTTCAACCGTGAGGAAGCTGCGATGTTCCTGATCAACATCAAGAGAGGGGAGCCGGTCAACATCCGTACTCAGAACAAGATGGACA TTTACAAGAAGATCCTGAAGTCCAACCTGGGGGACTCGTTCTACGTCAGGACCCACTATGACAATGAGGTGGAGGGCAACATCGGCCTAGCCTTCACCAGGGGAGAGGTGTTCAGAGTGGTGGACACCATGCACAGGGGCAAGCTGGGAAAGTGGCTGGCTATACGCATGGGCAATGACCTGCATGAGCTGGACAAGGGCACCATCCCCAACCAGGTCAG gGCCGAGACTCTGGCCAGAATGGAGCAGGCTCAGAGGGCCAGTGGAGAAGGTGATCGCCAGGTTTCAGGGCCCAGGGTAGAGTTCTGGAAACTACGGGGGCTCAGAGGGGCCAAGAAGAACGTCCGCAGGACTCGTGATGACCTGCTCCAGCTTACTATCCAGGGCAAATTCCCAGCTTACGAGAGAGTTCTGCTCAGAAAAG CTAATTTCAAACGGCCAATCGTCATCATGGGTCCTCTGAACGATGTGGCCATGGAGAAGCTGGCCAGAGAGATGCCTCATGAATATGAGGTGGCAGAGATGGCTCCTCGTAGTAGTGGCGCAGACACTACTTCCACGGTCATCAAGCTGGACACAGTACGAAGGATTGCAGAGAAG AACAAGCACCCTCTGCTGGACATTACTCCCACTGCCGTGGAGCGTCTGAACTACATCCAGTACCACCCCATGGTTCTGTTCCTGGACCCACACAGCAGGAAGGACGTCAAGGTCATGAGGCAGAGGATGTGCCCCGACTCCAACAAGAGCTCCAGACGCCTCTACACACAGGCCCTCAAGATGAGGAAGCACTGCAGCCATCTATTCACAG ACCCGTATGGCAGAATCTCAGGAGAGGAAAGCATCTCCATTGTTCATTGT GTTGGCTCACCATCAGGCTGTCCAAACGAGGCGCACTCGGATCCGAGGCAGTGA
- the LOC135524565 gene encoding tight junction protein ZO-3-like isoform X1, whose amino-acid sequence MEVRFREVEPEMEELTIFEQHTITLGKDSKMGFGFAISGGRDQPNPDSGDTAVIVSDVVRNGPAMGRLFVRDQIVMVNGVSMENVYSTFTIQNLKSCGKAANITVKRPRKIQLPASTRPSRAASYSNLLDQDPPQRPRRYSDGGDQAHKADRTALDRNGTAHALPLSSGYKRLPQQAFPDKPIKATLLKKKLTDEYGLKLGSQIFIKHMTETGLAAKEGTLQEGDLILKINGMTTENLSLLETKHLVEKSRGKLTMMVLRDDRKFLVSIPEVQDSDPNSEEDHRGNSSSELEDISDLDTDIPTPRDRVSRSATRERRTRRRAEPPLVVKSRDLSPVRSTLSRPVAKAYPSHRALSESESDRSASPTPVRKDSPDHANKYRTLSGLSTLPNPKASSAVFDWVAPRSSRPSSSTLRPRKVVSESDSDRSASPPPRRGESSRVIEDHSRYRVLPNLSHLRTLRASPITIRQDPPRRVSSPVKAPLPDSESESDSSSGPAHSQDSRSRYRDTPLVAMFPQVEPPKWKAPSVTRSNPAKEHSGSESEASYASVPRRESNDSGGSISRVSKNRYRALPEMKSSPAPVVRQDPPRQGMTSSSPVSGSSDSDRTPSPPRRSGSTDVESNHSIPHRVNGDVRTGISMKSNPPVYYKTEEPLYSLPPDSIPTPSLGSDLNTVSFVKEASVGLRLVGGNDVGIFVDGVQPNSPAQEQGMKEGDQIMQVNGVDFGYFNREEAAMFLINIKRGEPVNIRTQNKMDIYKKILKSNLGDSFYVRTHYDNEVEGNIGLAFTRGEVFRVVDTMHRGKLGKWLAIRMGNDLHELDKGTIPNQVRAETLARMEQAQRASGEGDRQVSGPRVEFWKLRGLRGAKKNVRRTRDDLLQLTIQGKFPAYERVLLRKANFKRPIVIMGPLNDVAMEKLAREMPHEYEVAEMAPRSSGADTTSTVIKLDTVRRIAEKNKHPLLDITPTAVERLNYIQYHPMVLFLDPHSRKDVKVMRQRMCPDSNKSSRRLYTQALKMRKHCSHLFTARIDLQPSSNVWYETLKDKIRHQQAKPVWDSEVTLEGGGEEELDALDRTHSDYLSAASELEDTDVYTDNEDLEEPFDPSNQPRISRLTALARSSEPASEYPSPESLREVPPLMHVSEPRSTHRPSDSPPHVDVADEIRPYHSFSDSDFRAIDQAVPTTPSDTPPDFIAPDPRVSVSVLEPPLAELLPESPPAVTLSVIEKKLQQTRMAESQERKASPLFIVLAHHQAVQTRRTRIRGSDSSDNEETDDIEWGPATEL is encoded by the exons GAACCGGAGATGGAGGAATTAACGATATTCGAGCAGCATACTATAACACTCGGCAAA GATTCCAAGATGGGGTTTGGCTTTGCGATATCAGGAGGCAGAGACCAGCCGAACCCGGACTCAGGGGACACAGCCGTGATAGTTTCAGATGTGGTACGGAACGGACCCGCTATGGGACGGCTGTT CGTCAGAGATCAGATCGTCATGGTCAATGGCGTGTCAATGGAGAATGTCTACTCGACCTTCACCATCCAGAACCTCAAGTCATGTGGCAAAGCAGCCAACATA acagTGAAGCGTCCTCGTAAGATCCAGCTCCCCGCCAGCACCAGACCCTCGCGTGCTGCCTCCTACTCCAACCTGCTGGACCAGGACCCCCCACAGAGGCCCCGACGCTACTCTGATGGTGGTGACCAGGCCCACAAAGCTGACCGCACCGCCCTCGACCGCAACGGAACCGCTCATGCCCTGCCGCTAAGTTCAGGGTACAAACGGCTCCCACAGCAGGCCTTCCCAGACAAGCCAATCAAAGCCACCCTGCTGAAGAAGAAACTCACAGACG AGTATGGACTGAAGTTGGGAAGCCAGATCTTCATCAAACACATGACTGAGACGGGTCTGGCTGCCAAGGAGGGCACTCTGCAAGAGGGAGACCTCATTCTCAAG ATCAATGGGATGACCACAGAGAACCTGTCCCTTCTGGAGACCAAGCACCTGGTGGAGAAGTCCCGGGGAAAGCTGACCATGATGGTCCTGCGAGACGACCGCAAGTTCCTAGTCAGCATCCCAGAAGTGCAGGACAGTGACCCCAACAGCGAGGAGGACCACCGCGGCAACAGCAGCTCTGAactggagg ACATTTCAGACCTGGATACAGACATCCCCACTCCCAGAGACAGAGTGTCACGCTCTGCAACTAGAGAACGACGCACACGCAG AAGAGCTGAGCCTCCTCTAGTAGTTAAATCACGTGATCTGTCCCCGGTGCGGTCGACACTGTCCCGACCTGTTGCTAAAGCCTACCCCTCTCACCGAG CCCTCTCAGAGTCTGAGTCTGACCGTAGTGCATCACCCACTCCTGTCAGGAAGGACAGCCCAGACCACGCCAACAAATACAG AACTCTTTCAGGGCTGTCCACCCTCCCCAACCCCAAAGCCTCATCTGCCGTCTTTGACTGGGTCGCCCCACGTTCCTCccgtccctcctcctccaccttgaGACCTCGCAAAG tgGTGTCAGAGTCGGACTCGGACCGCAGTGCCTCCCCACCCCCGAGAAGAGGGGAGAGTTCCCGAGTCATAGAGGACCACTCCAGATACAGAGTGCTCCCTAACCTGTCCCACCTTCGGACACTGAGAGCCTCACCCATCACCATTCGTCAGGATCCTCCTCGACGGGTCTCTTCTCCTGTCAAAGCCCCACTCCCAG ACTCTGAATCTGAGTCAGACAGCAGCTCTGGGCCCGCCCACAGCCAGGACTCCCGGAGCAGATACAG AGACACTCCCTTGGTAGCCATGTTTCCCCAGGTGGAGCCCCCCAAGTGGAAAGCCCCCAGTGTCACAAGGAGCAATCCTGCTAAAG AGCACTCAGGATCGGAGTCGGAGGCAAGTTACGCATCCGTCCCTCGACGGGAGTCTAATGACAGTGGAGGCTCCATCTCCAGGGTATCCAAGAACAGATACAG agctCTGCCTGAGATGAAGTCTTCTCCAGCTCCAGTAGTGAGACAGGACCCCCCTCGACAAGGCATGACCtcttccagtccagtctcag GTTCCTCTGATTCGGACCGTACACCCTCACCCCCTAGGAGGTCTGGGAGTACAGATGTGGAGAGCAACCACAG TATTCCACACAGAGTCAATGGCGATGTCCGCACTGGGATATCAATGAAGAGCAACCCTCCAGTCTACT ACAAGACCGAGGAACCCCTCTACTCCCTACCCCCAGACTCCATTCCTACACCTAGCTTGGG CTCAGATCTGAACACAGTGTCGTTTGTGAAGGAGGCAAGCGTTGGTCTGAGACTGGTGGGAGGCAACGATGTGGGCATCTTTGTGGATGGGGTTCAGCCCAACAGCCCAGCTCAGGAGCAGGGTATGAAGGAGGGGGACCAGATCATGCAG GTGAATGGGGTGGACTTTGGTTATTTCAACCGTGAGGAAGCTGCGATGTTCCTGATCAACATCAAGAGAGGGGAGCCGGTCAACATCCGTACTCAGAACAAGATGGACA TTTACAAGAAGATCCTGAAGTCCAACCTGGGGGACTCGTTCTACGTCAGGACCCACTATGACAATGAGGTGGAGGGCAACATCGGCCTAGCCTTCACCAGGGGAGAGGTGTTCAGAGTGGTGGACACCATGCACAGGGGCAAGCTGGGAAAGTGGCTGGCTATACGCATGGGCAATGACCTGCATGAGCTGGACAAGGGCACCATCCCCAACCAGGTCAG gGCCGAGACTCTGGCCAGAATGGAGCAGGCTCAGAGGGCCAGTGGAGAAGGTGATCGCCAGGTTTCAGGGCCCAGGGTAGAGTTCTGGAAACTACGGGGGCTCAGAGGGGCCAAGAAGAACGTCCGCAGGACTCGTGATGACCTGCTCCAGCTTACTATCCAGGGCAAATTCCCAGCTTACGAGAGAGTTCTGCTCAGAAAAG CTAATTTCAAACGGCCAATCGTCATCATGGGTCCTCTGAACGATGTGGCCATGGAGAAGCTGGCCAGAGAGATGCCTCATGAATATGAGGTGGCAGAGATGGCTCCTCGTAGTAGTGGCGCAGACACTACTTCCACGGTCATCAAGCTGGACACAGTACGAAGGATTGCAGAGAAG AACAAGCACCCTCTGCTGGACATTACTCCCACTGCCGTGGAGCGTCTGAACTACATCCAGTACCACCCCATGGTTCTGTTCCTGGACCCACACAGCAGGAAGGACGTCAAGGTCATGAGGCAGAGGATGTGCCCCGACTCCAACAAGAGCTCCAGACGCCTCTACACACAGGCCCTCAAGATGAGGAAGCACTGCAGCCATCTATTCACAG CTCGTATTGATCTCCAGCCCAGCTCTAATGTGTGGTATGAGACTCTGAAAGACAAGATCAGACACCAGCAGGCCAAACCTGTCTGGGACTCAGAAGTCACG ttggagGGAGGCGGAGAGGAGGAGCTGGATGCATTGGACCGGACCCACTCGGACTACCTGAGTGCTGCCAGCGAACTGGAGGACACAGACGTCTACACTGATAATGAGGACCTGGAGGAACCATTTGATCCCAGCAATCAGCCCCGGATCTCCAGGCTCACCGCTCTGGCCCGGTCTTCAGAGCCTGCCTCTGAGTACCCCTCCCCCGAGTCCCTGAGAGAGGTTCCACCCCTGATGCATGTGTCTGAGCCCAGATCGACCCATCGTCCATCTGACAGCCCTCCCCACGTTGACGTTGCTGATGAAATCCGACCCTATCATAGCTTCTCAGATTCGGACTTCAGGGCCATTGACCAGGCTGTTCCGACCACCCCCTCGGACACACCCCCTGACTTCATAGCCCCTGACCccagagtctctgtctctgtgcttgAGCCCCCATTGGCTGAACTGCTGCCAGAGAGCCCCCCAGCTGTCACACTGTCAGTCATAGAGAAGAAACTTCAACAG ACCCGTATGGCAGAATCTCAGGAGAGGAAAGCATCTCCATTGTTCATTGT GTTGGCTCACCATCAGGCTGTCCAAACGAGGCGCACTCGGATCCGAGGCAGTGACAGCTCTGACAATGAAGAGACTGATGACATCGAGTGGGGTCCAGCTACAGAACTTTAG
- the LOC135524565 gene encoding tight junction protein ZO-3-like isoform X2, whose amino-acid sequence MEELTIFEQHTITLGKDSKMGFGFAISGGRDQPNPDSGDTAVIVSDVVRNGPAMGRLFVRDQIVMVNGVSMENVYSTFTIQNLKSCGKAANITVKRPRKIQLPASTRPSRAASYSNLLDQDPPQRPRRYSDGGDQAHKADRTALDRNGTAHALPLSSGYKRLPQQAFPDKPIKATLLKKKLTDEYGLKLGSQIFIKHMTETGLAAKEGTLQEGDLILKINGMTTENLSLLETKHLVEKSRGKLTMMVLRDDRKFLVSIPEVQDSDPNSEEDHRGNSSSELEDISDLDTDIPTPRDRVSRSATRERRTRRRAEPPLVVKSRDLSPVRSTLSRPVAKAYPSHRALSESESDRSASPTPVRKDSPDHANKYRTLSGLSTLPNPKASSAVFDWVAPRSSRPSSSTLRPRKVVSESDSDRSASPPPRRGESSRVIEDHSRYRVLPNLSHLRTLRASPITIRQDPPRRVSSPVKAPLPDSESESDSSSGPAHSQDSRSRYRDTPLVAMFPQVEPPKWKAPSVTRSNPAKEHSGSESEASYASVPRRESNDSGGSISRVSKNRYRALPEMKSSPAPVVRQDPPRQGMTSSSPVSGSSDSDRTPSPPRRSGSTDVESNHSIPHRVNGDVRTGISMKSNPPVYYKTEEPLYSLPPDSIPTPSLGSDLNTVSFVKEASVGLRLVGGNDVGIFVDGVQPNSPAQEQGMKEGDQIMQVNGVDFGYFNREEAAMFLINIKRGEPVNIRTQNKMDIYKKILKSNLGDSFYVRTHYDNEVEGNIGLAFTRGEVFRVVDTMHRGKLGKWLAIRMGNDLHELDKGTIPNQVRAETLARMEQAQRASGEGDRQVSGPRVEFWKLRGLRGAKKNVRRTRDDLLQLTIQGKFPAYERVLLRKANFKRPIVIMGPLNDVAMEKLAREMPHEYEVAEMAPRSSGADTTSTVIKLDTVRRIAEKNKHPLLDITPTAVERLNYIQYHPMVLFLDPHSRKDVKVMRQRMCPDSNKSSRRLYTQALKMRKHCSHLFTARIDLQPSSNVWYETLKDKIRHQQAKPVWDSEVTLEGGGEEELDALDRTHSDYLSAASELEDTDVYTDNEDLEEPFDPSNQPRISRLTALARSSEPASEYPSPESLREVPPLMHVSEPRSTHRPSDSPPHVDVADEIRPYHSFSDSDFRAIDQAVPTTPSDTPPDFIAPDPRVSVSVLEPPLAELLPESPPAVTLSVIEKKLQQTRMAESQERKASPLFIVLAHHQAVQTRRTRIRGSDSSDNEETDDIEWGPATEL is encoded by the exons ATGGAGGAATTAACGATATTCGAGCAGCATACTATAACACTCGGCAAA GATTCCAAGATGGGGTTTGGCTTTGCGATATCAGGAGGCAGAGACCAGCCGAACCCGGACTCAGGGGACACAGCCGTGATAGTTTCAGATGTGGTACGGAACGGACCCGCTATGGGACGGCTGTT CGTCAGAGATCAGATCGTCATGGTCAATGGCGTGTCAATGGAGAATGTCTACTCGACCTTCACCATCCAGAACCTCAAGTCATGTGGCAAAGCAGCCAACATA acagTGAAGCGTCCTCGTAAGATCCAGCTCCCCGCCAGCACCAGACCCTCGCGTGCTGCCTCCTACTCCAACCTGCTGGACCAGGACCCCCCACAGAGGCCCCGACGCTACTCTGATGGTGGTGACCAGGCCCACAAAGCTGACCGCACCGCCCTCGACCGCAACGGAACCGCTCATGCCCTGCCGCTAAGTTCAGGGTACAAACGGCTCCCACAGCAGGCCTTCCCAGACAAGCCAATCAAAGCCACCCTGCTGAAGAAGAAACTCACAGACG AGTATGGACTGAAGTTGGGAAGCCAGATCTTCATCAAACACATGACTGAGACGGGTCTGGCTGCCAAGGAGGGCACTCTGCAAGAGGGAGACCTCATTCTCAAG ATCAATGGGATGACCACAGAGAACCTGTCCCTTCTGGAGACCAAGCACCTGGTGGAGAAGTCCCGGGGAAAGCTGACCATGATGGTCCTGCGAGACGACCGCAAGTTCCTAGTCAGCATCCCAGAAGTGCAGGACAGTGACCCCAACAGCGAGGAGGACCACCGCGGCAACAGCAGCTCTGAactggagg ACATTTCAGACCTGGATACAGACATCCCCACTCCCAGAGACAGAGTGTCACGCTCTGCAACTAGAGAACGACGCACACGCAG AAGAGCTGAGCCTCCTCTAGTAGTTAAATCACGTGATCTGTCCCCGGTGCGGTCGACACTGTCCCGACCTGTTGCTAAAGCCTACCCCTCTCACCGAG CCCTCTCAGAGTCTGAGTCTGACCGTAGTGCATCACCCACTCCTGTCAGGAAGGACAGCCCAGACCACGCCAACAAATACAG AACTCTTTCAGGGCTGTCCACCCTCCCCAACCCCAAAGCCTCATCTGCCGTCTTTGACTGGGTCGCCCCACGTTCCTCccgtccctcctcctccaccttgaGACCTCGCAAAG tgGTGTCAGAGTCGGACTCGGACCGCAGTGCCTCCCCACCCCCGAGAAGAGGGGAGAGTTCCCGAGTCATAGAGGACCACTCCAGATACAGAGTGCTCCCTAACCTGTCCCACCTTCGGACACTGAGAGCCTCACCCATCACCATTCGTCAGGATCCTCCTCGACGGGTCTCTTCTCCTGTCAAAGCCCCACTCCCAG ACTCTGAATCTGAGTCAGACAGCAGCTCTGGGCCCGCCCACAGCCAGGACTCCCGGAGCAGATACAG AGACACTCCCTTGGTAGCCATGTTTCCCCAGGTGGAGCCCCCCAAGTGGAAAGCCCCCAGTGTCACAAGGAGCAATCCTGCTAAAG AGCACTCAGGATCGGAGTCGGAGGCAAGTTACGCATCCGTCCCTCGACGGGAGTCTAATGACAGTGGAGGCTCCATCTCCAGGGTATCCAAGAACAGATACAG agctCTGCCTGAGATGAAGTCTTCTCCAGCTCCAGTAGTGAGACAGGACCCCCCTCGACAAGGCATGACCtcttccagtccagtctcag GTTCCTCTGATTCGGACCGTACACCCTCACCCCCTAGGAGGTCTGGGAGTACAGATGTGGAGAGCAACCACAG TATTCCACACAGAGTCAATGGCGATGTCCGCACTGGGATATCAATGAAGAGCAACCCTCCAGTCTACT ACAAGACCGAGGAACCCCTCTACTCCCTACCCCCAGACTCCATTCCTACACCTAGCTTGGG CTCAGATCTGAACACAGTGTCGTTTGTGAAGGAGGCAAGCGTTGGTCTGAGACTGGTGGGAGGCAACGATGTGGGCATCTTTGTGGATGGGGTTCAGCCCAACAGCCCAGCTCAGGAGCAGGGTATGAAGGAGGGGGACCAGATCATGCAG GTGAATGGGGTGGACTTTGGTTATTTCAACCGTGAGGAAGCTGCGATGTTCCTGATCAACATCAAGAGAGGGGAGCCGGTCAACATCCGTACTCAGAACAAGATGGACA TTTACAAGAAGATCCTGAAGTCCAACCTGGGGGACTCGTTCTACGTCAGGACCCACTATGACAATGAGGTGGAGGGCAACATCGGCCTAGCCTTCACCAGGGGAGAGGTGTTCAGAGTGGTGGACACCATGCACAGGGGCAAGCTGGGAAAGTGGCTGGCTATACGCATGGGCAATGACCTGCATGAGCTGGACAAGGGCACCATCCCCAACCAGGTCAG gGCCGAGACTCTGGCCAGAATGGAGCAGGCTCAGAGGGCCAGTGGAGAAGGTGATCGCCAGGTTTCAGGGCCCAGGGTAGAGTTCTGGAAACTACGGGGGCTCAGAGGGGCCAAGAAGAACGTCCGCAGGACTCGTGATGACCTGCTCCAGCTTACTATCCAGGGCAAATTCCCAGCTTACGAGAGAGTTCTGCTCAGAAAAG CTAATTTCAAACGGCCAATCGTCATCATGGGTCCTCTGAACGATGTGGCCATGGAGAAGCTGGCCAGAGAGATGCCTCATGAATATGAGGTGGCAGAGATGGCTCCTCGTAGTAGTGGCGCAGACACTACTTCCACGGTCATCAAGCTGGACACAGTACGAAGGATTGCAGAGAAG AACAAGCACCCTCTGCTGGACATTACTCCCACTGCCGTGGAGCGTCTGAACTACATCCAGTACCACCCCATGGTTCTGTTCCTGGACCCACACAGCAGGAAGGACGTCAAGGTCATGAGGCAGAGGATGTGCCCCGACTCCAACAAGAGCTCCAGACGCCTCTACACACAGGCCCTCAAGATGAGGAAGCACTGCAGCCATCTATTCACAG CTCGTATTGATCTCCAGCCCAGCTCTAATGTGTGGTATGAGACTCTGAAAGACAAGATCAGACACCAGCAGGCCAAACCTGTCTGGGACTCAGAAGTCACG ttggagGGAGGCGGAGAGGAGGAGCTGGATGCATTGGACCGGACCCACTCGGACTACCTGAGTGCTGCCAGCGAACTGGAGGACACAGACGTCTACACTGATAATGAGGACCTGGAGGAACCATTTGATCCCAGCAATCAGCCCCGGATCTCCAGGCTCACCGCTCTGGCCCGGTCTTCAGAGCCTGCCTCTGAGTACCCCTCCCCCGAGTCCCTGAGAGAGGTTCCACCCCTGATGCATGTGTCTGAGCCCAGATCGACCCATCGTCCATCTGACAGCCCTCCCCACGTTGACGTTGCTGATGAAATCCGACCCTATCATAGCTTCTCAGATTCGGACTTCAGGGCCATTGACCAGGCTGTTCCGACCACCCCCTCGGACACACCCCCTGACTTCATAGCCCCTGACCccagagtctctgtctctgtgcttgAGCCCCCATTGGCTGAACTGCTGCCAGAGAGCCCCCCAGCTGTCACACTGTCAGTCATAGAGAAGAAACTTCAACAG ACCCGTATGGCAGAATCTCAGGAGAGGAAAGCATCTCCATTGTTCATTGT GTTGGCTCACCATCAGGCTGTCCAAACGAGGCGCACTCGGATCCGAGGCAGTGACAGCTCTGACAATGAAGAGACTGATGACATCGAGTGGGGTCCAGCTACAGAACTTTAG